In a genomic window of Nicotiana tabacum cultivar K326 unplaced genomic scaffold, ASM71507v2 Un00011, whole genome shotgun sequence:
- the LOC107773134 gene encoding 8-hydroxygeraniol dehydrogenase-like, whose protein sequence is MAKSPETEHPIKAFGWAARDTSGVLSPFNFSRRATGKNDVQFKVLYCGICHSDLHMLKNEWGNSKYPIVPGHEIVGVVTEVGSNVEKVKIGDKVGVGVLVGSCQKCENCTNDLEQYCPSHIATYSTTYYDGTTTYGGYSNLMVTDQHFVVRWPENLPAEAAPLLCAGITTYSPLKYFGLDKPGLNIGVVGLGGLGHMAVKFAKAFGCKVTVISTSVNKKDEAIERLGADSFLLSRDPEQLQAAASTLDGIIDTVSADHPILPLLNILKPHGKLVVVGAPPKPLELPVFPIIMGRKIVGGSIIGGMKETQEMLDFAAKHNIIPDVEIVAMDYVNTALERLLKSDVKYRFVLDVGKTLTAD, encoded by the exons ATGGCGAAATCCCCAGAAACTGAGCACCCAATCAAAGCCTTTGGATGGGCTGCCCGTGACACATCTGGTGTTCTTTCTCCTTTCAACTTCTCAAGAAG GGCTACAGGGAAGAATGATGTGCAGTTCAAAGTGTTGTATTGTGGAATTTGTCACTCAGATCTTCATATGCTCAAGAATGAGTGGGGCAATTCCAAGTATCCTATTGTGCCCGG gcacgaGATTGTGGGCGTGGTAACTGAGGTAGGTAGCAATGTCGAGAAAGTTAAAATTGGTGACAAAGTAGGTGTTGGAGTACTCGTAGGATCGTGTCAAAAATGTGAGAATTGTACCAATGACCTCGAACAATATTGTCCTAGCCACATTGCCACATATAGTACAACTTATTATGATGGAACCACAACATATGGAGGCTACTCAAATCTCATGGTTACTGATCAGCATTTCGTGGTTCGTTGGCCGGAGAATTTGCCAGCGGAAGCTGCTCCGTTGTTATGTGCTGGAATTACAACATATAGTCCTTTGAAATATTTTGGACTTGATAAGCCTGGATTGAACATTGGTGTTGTGGGACTTGGTGGACTTGGTCATATGGCTGTGAAATTTGCTAAGGCTTTTGGTTGTAAGGTTACTGTGATCAGTACTTCGGTTAATAAGAAGGATGAAGCTATTGAACGTCTTGGTGCTGATTCTTTCTTGCTCAGTCGTGATCCTGAACAACTGCAG GCTGCAGCAAGCACATTGGATGGCATAATAGACACAGTTTCAGCAGACCATCCTATTCTTCCATTGCTCAATATACTAAAACCTCATGGAAAACTTGTAGTGGTTGGTGCACCACCAAAGCCACTTGAGTTGCCAGTTTTTCCCATTATTATGG GGAGGAAAATAGTTGGAGGAAGTATTATTGGAGGAATGAAAGAGACACAAGAGATGCTTGATTTTGCAGCAAAGCATAATATAATACCAGATGTTGAGATTGTTGCAATGGATTATGTGAATACTGCGTTGGAACGACTTCTGAAATCGGATGTCAAGTATCGGTTTGTGCTTGATGTTGGGAAAACATTGACAGCTGATTAA